One genomic window of Dehalococcoidia bacterium includes the following:
- a CDS encoding PIG-L family deacetylase, giving the protein MPEGGILAIFAHPDDETFGVGATVARYADRGVPVTMVSATRGEVGEISPGTGATPETLADYREQELRDAMTILGVSDVRFLGFRDSGMKGTAENEHPDALMNAAADDVVEAMVRLIRETRPRIVVTWDESGGYGHPDHIAVHFHAKEAFSAAADASRYAGAGAAWQANALYYTAIPMQEFGRLMQEMQESGIMEPNVAQEEGIDDLPRVEPNCVIDVRDQFERKERAMVAHRTQISDMNPFMKLPVASRLRFFGREWFHRAHPPVADGVMLDDLFAGLE; this is encoded by the coding sequence ATGCCCGAAGGCGGAATCCTGGCGATCTTTGCTCATCCAGACGACGAGACGTTCGGCGTCGGCGCGACGGTCGCGCGATACGCGGACCGCGGCGTGCCGGTGACGATGGTCTCGGCGACGCGCGGCGAGGTCGGGGAGATCTCGCCGGGGACCGGCGCGACGCCCGAGACGCTGGCGGACTATCGCGAGCAGGAACTGCGCGATGCGATGACGATCCTCGGCGTGTCCGACGTGCGCTTCCTGGGCTTCCGCGACTCGGGAATGAAGGGGACGGCCGAGAATGAGCATCCGGACGCGCTGATGAACGCCGCTGCCGACGATGTCGTCGAAGCGATGGTGCGATTGATCCGCGAGACGCGGCCGCGGATCGTGGTGACGTGGGACGAGAGCGGCGGTTACGGCCATCCGGACCACATCGCGGTGCATTTTCACGCGAAGGAAGCATTCAGCGCGGCGGCGGACGCATCGCGTTACGCCGGGGCCGGCGCGGCGTGGCAGGCGAACGCGCTGTATTACACGGCGATCCCTATGCAGGAGTTCGGCCGGCTGATGCAAGAGATGCAGGAGAGCGGGATCATGGAGCCGAACGTCGCGCAGGAGGAAGGCATCGACGACTTGCCGCGCGTCGAGCCGAACTGCGTGATCGACGTACGCGATCAGTTCGAACGCAAGGAGCGCGCGATGGTGGCGCACCGGACGCAGATCTCCGACATGAATCCGTTCATGAAGCTGCCGGTCGCATCGCGGCTGCGCTTTTTCGGGCGGGAGTGGTTTCATCGCGCGCACCCGCCCGTCGCGGACGGCGTGATGCTCGACGATCTGTTTGCGGGGTTGGAGTAG
- a CDS encoding DUF4268 domain-containing protein yields MDVNGDKPALARLERVDLRTYWSSEPYEFTPWLARPENLAVLGETIGISLEANAEEKFVGPYRADILCQDTLTGHFVVIENQLERTDHIHLGQLLTYAAGLECVTMIWVAARFTDEHRAALDWLNRTSSGGINFFGLEIELWRIGGSAPAPRFNIASQPNGWQQRVSRAAATDKELSPTAQHQMEFWSAFREYMLERTSPIRIGQPMFPSEMAVALGRTNFTLVILTNNDSVRLKLVLGGPDSKPHFHLLQRDAAALEARLGQLEWLENPGRIESHVMQRLSIGPNQHDDIFRELAERVELWVAELKPRLRALNASDFVANP; encoded by the coding sequence ATGGATGTGAACGGCGACAAGCCTGCCCTAGCGCGCCTCGAACGTGTCGACCTCCGCACTTACTGGTCATCAGAACCGTACGAGTTCACACCTTGGCTCGCGAGGCCAGAGAACTTAGCCGTTCTTGGCGAAACAATCGGGATCTCGCTCGAGGCGAACGCGGAGGAGAAATTTGTTGGCCCGTACCGAGCTGACATTCTTTGCCAAGATACGCTGACGGGGCACTTTGTCGTGATCGAGAATCAGCTCGAGCGAACAGACCACATACATCTTGGTCAACTGTTGACGTATGCCGCAGGGCTCGAATGCGTGACTATGATTTGGGTGGCTGCGCGGTTCACAGACGAGCATCGGGCCGCGCTTGATTGGCTGAATCGAACATCGAGTGGTGGAATCAACTTCTTCGGCCTCGAGATCGAGCTTTGGCGAATAGGGGGCTCGGCACCGGCGCCTCGATTCAACATCGCAAGTCAACCGAATGGCTGGCAGCAACGCGTTAGCCGCGCAGCAGCCACCGACAAAGAGCTGTCCCCAACTGCTCAGCACCAGATGGAATTCTGGTCGGCGTTTCGTGAGTACATGTTGGAACGAACCAGCCCGATCCGAATTGGGCAGCCGATGTTCCCATCTGAGATGGCGGTTGCCCTTGGTCGAACGAACTTCACGCTGGTGATTCTCACCAACAACGATTCCGTGCGGCTCAAGCTCGTGCTAGGCGGCCCAGACTCGAAGCCGCACTTCCACTTGCTTCAGAGAGACGCCGCCGCGCTTGAAGCGAGACTCGGTCAACTAGAGTGGCTGGAGAACCCGGGTCGGATCGAGAGTCACGTCATGCAGAGGCTGAGCATTGGCCCAAACCAGCATGACGACATATTCCGTGAACTTGCCGAGCGAGTTGAACTCTGGGTTGCCGAACTCAAACCCAGATTACGGGCCCTCAATGCCAGCGACTTCGTAGCCAATCCCTGA
- a CDS encoding methyltransferase domain-containing protein has product MDDTDRVAAGYDAVYGAMSDSPTFHKIWRTHATGEDYPAGFEHISFLTLAEMQTMAAALNLRDGDTLVDLACGMAGPGLWIARGAGAGLVGVDISSVALAGARERAASLQPAPVARFTQGSFAQTGLDAGSAAAAISVDALQYAPDKRAALHEIARILRPGGRLAFACFELEPERVAGVPVLGMDPVADYSPLLEQAGFDVVSCAETAGWRVRLTQAYQAIVDAKAELTSEMGEAAYTALAGEVTLTLQLQPYRQRVFVSAQKR; this is encoded by the coding sequence ATGGACGACACGGACCGCGTCGCAGCGGGCTACGACGCCGTTTACGGCGCCATGTCAGACAGCCCGACGTTCCACAAGATCTGGCGTACGCATGCGACGGGCGAGGATTACCCTGCGGGGTTCGAGCACATCAGTTTCCTGACGCTCGCCGAGATGCAGACGATGGCGGCGGCACTGAACTTGCGCGATGGCGACACGCTCGTCGATCTCGCGTGCGGCATGGCGGGTCCGGGGTTGTGGATCGCGCGGGGGGCCGGCGCGGGGCTCGTCGGCGTCGATATCTCATCGGTCGCGCTGGCGGGCGCTCGCGAACGAGCAGCATCGCTGCAACCGGCGCCCGTCGCAAGGTTCACGCAAGGATCGTTTGCGCAGACCGGACTCGATGCTGGATCTGCGGCCGCCGCGATCAGCGTCGACGCGCTGCAGTACGCGCCGGATAAGCGCGCCGCGCTCCACGAGATCGCGCGCATTCTTCGGCCCGGCGGGCGCCTGGCGTTTGCGTGCTTCGAGCTGGAGCCGGAGCGCGTCGCCGGCGTGCCGGTGCTTGGAATGGATCCGGTGGCCGATTACAGCCCGCTCCTGGAACAGGCAGGGTTCGACGTGGTGAGCTGCGCCGAGACGGCGGGCTGGCGCGTACGGCTGACGCAGGCATACCAGGCGATCGTCGATGCGAAGGCGGAGCTTACCAGCGAGATGGGCGAGGCCGCGTACACCGCGCTGGCCGGAGAGGTGACGCTGACGCTGCAACTGCAGCCGTATCGCCAGCGCGTGTTCGTGAGCGCGCAGAAGCGCTAA
- a CDS encoding lactate racemase domain-containing protein, with the protein MPTITLPFGDATIDAELPARARVVARSGGAGSGGGLQPVADLESTIRQALDRPLGLPPIRELVRPGSRVAIAFDDPTVTSFGPIRRVAIEAILAQLVDAGVREDDVRLICANALHRKFTREELATIIGQELVDRFGERLFCHDAEDRDNIVNLGTTPRGYDVELSRHAAEADLCVYVNAGLHLGFSGGWKSIAVGLSTWRSIRHTHHPDGMSMSVLNNRMHDVLNEMGAHLEASLGKRMYKIECVQASPTRIAHVWAGGVSETRAAALDVMASRNAPRRSQSEPADVVVYGLPAWSPYAVFGQMNPILTLISSGLGYLGGYIEALGKPGCTVVLATPCPEAWDMEHHPSYRDAWDRVLPATRDPYEIMRRHTDEFATHAGYIDRYRNGVAFHPVHAILATHPLRRLKHASRVIVAGALDPAVPQHIGFDHSPSVESALTEAERHHGPDCSIVCVN; encoded by the coding sequence ATGCCCACCATCACCCTCCCTTTCGGCGACGCCACCATCGATGCCGAACTCCCCGCACGGGCGCGCGTCGTCGCGCGCAGCGGTGGCGCCGGTTCCGGCGGCGGCCTCCAGCCCGTCGCTGACCTGGAGTCGACGATCCGGCAGGCCCTCGATCGACCGCTCGGCCTGCCGCCGATCCGCGAACTCGTGCGCCCCGGCTCGCGCGTCGCCATCGCCTTCGACGATCCCACCGTGACGTCCTTCGGCCCGATCCGCCGCGTCGCCATCGAGGCGATCCTCGCGCAACTCGTCGATGCCGGCGTCCGCGAGGACGATGTGCGGCTGATCTGCGCCAACGCGCTGCACCGTAAGTTCACGCGTGAAGAACTCGCCACGATCATCGGACAGGAGTTGGTCGACCGCTTCGGCGAGCGCCTCTTCTGCCACGACGCCGAAGATCGCGACAACATCGTCAATCTCGGCACGACGCCGCGCGGCTACGACGTCGAACTCTCCCGTCACGCCGCCGAAGCGGATCTCTGCGTGTACGTGAACGCCGGCCTGCACCTGGGATTCAGCGGCGGCTGGAAGTCGATCGCCGTCGGGCTATCGACATGGCGCTCCATCCGCCACACCCACCACCCCGACGGCATGTCGATGTCCGTGCTCAACAACCGCATGCACGACGTGCTCAACGAGATGGGCGCGCACCTCGAAGCCTCACTCGGCAAGCGCATGTACAAGATCGAGTGCGTGCAGGCGTCGCCGACGAGGATCGCGCACGTCTGGGCGGGCGGCGTCTCCGAAACGCGCGCCGCTGCGCTCGACGTCATGGCCTCACGCAACGCGCCGCGTCGTTCGCAATCGGAGCCCGCCGATGTCGTCGTCTACGGCCTCCCCGCATGGAGCCCGTACGCCGTCTTCGGCCAGATGAACCCAATCCTGACGCTGATATCGTCCGGCCTCGGCTATCTCGGCGGCTACATCGAAGCGCTCGGCAAACCCGGCTGCACCGTCGTGCTCGCGACGCCGTGTCCGGAGGCGTGGGACATGGAACACCACCCCTCGTACCGCGACGCCTGGGACCGTGTGTTACCCGCGACACGCGACCCGTACGAGATCATGCGCAGGCACACCGACGAGTTCGCCACGCATGCCGGCTACATCGACCGCTACCGCAACGGCGTCGCGTTCCACCCCGTCCACGCGATCCTCGCGACGCATCCGCTACGCCGCCTCAAGCACGCATCACGCGTCATCGTCGCCGGCGCACTCGATCCGGCGGTGCCACAGCACATCGGCTTCGACCACTCCCCGTCCGTCGAATCCGCCCTCACCGAAGCCGAACGCCACCACGGCCCCGACTGCTCCATCGTCTGCGTGAATTGA
- a CDS encoding PLP-dependent aminotransferase family protein gives MTSLPQVRLDPGSPEPMYRQLYDAVRKAVLDRTLAPGTRLPATRELARDLGVARNTVMLAFDQLIAEGYVEGRVGAGTYVTDALPDELLSARTPSRSPRRPAAGRALSERGRMLSRTRVTLNPPDQPERRAFRMGMPDFAAFPFREWARITSRLWRDPPHELLFYGDPAGYAPLRAQIAAYVGAARAVQCDVSQVMVVAGSQHALELAARLLVDPGDAVWIEDPGYLGARAALQSSGARLVPVPVDDEGIDVEAGMRRCADARVAYVTPSHQFPLSVTMSLGRRLALLDWAARANAWILEDDFDSEYRYAGRPLASLQGLDGYARVIYIGTFSKVMFPSLRIGYMVVPPDLVDAFVAARAIVDRHPPLVEQAALAQFMAEGHLARHIRRMRTLYEERQQQLLEAGRRELRGLIDLQPADTGMHVVGWLPQGADDAAVSRAASAGGVDAPALSQYCLEAKLPPALTLGYSGCDERAIRDGAATLARVLAGRR, from the coding sequence ATGACGTCGCTGCCGCAGGTCAGACTCGATCCCGGCTCGCCCGAGCCTATGTACCGCCAGCTCTACGATGCCGTCCGCAAGGCGGTGCTCGACCGCACGCTGGCGCCCGGCACCCGCCTGCCCGCCACCCGCGAGCTGGCCCGCGACCTCGGCGTCGCGCGCAATACCGTCATGCTCGCCTTCGACCAGCTCATCGCCGAGGGCTACGTCGAAGGCCGCGTCGGCGCCGGCACCTACGTCACCGATGCTCTGCCGGACGAACTCCTCTCGGCACGCACGCCATCTCGGAGCCCGCGGCGGCCGGCGGCTGGCCGTGCGCTCTCCGAACGCGGCCGCATGCTCTCGCGCACGCGCGTCACGCTGAACCCGCCCGACCAGCCCGAACGTCGCGCCTTCCGCATGGGCATGCCGGACTTCGCCGCCTTTCCCTTTCGTGAGTGGGCGCGTATTACTTCCAGGCTGTGGCGCGATCCGCCGCACGAGTTGTTGTTCTACGGCGACCCCGCCGGCTATGCGCCGCTACGCGCCCAGATCGCCGCCTACGTTGGCGCCGCCCGCGCCGTCCAGTGCGATGTCTCACAGGTGATGGTCGTCGCCGGCTCGCAGCACGCGCTCGAGTTGGCCGCGCGCTTGCTCGTTGATCCCGGCGATGCCGTTTGGATCGAAGACCCCGGCTATCTCGGCGCTCGCGCGGCGCTTCAGTCCAGCGGCGCCCGTCTCGTGCCCGTACCTGTCGATGACGAAGGCATCGACGTCGAAGCCGGCATGCGCCGTTGCGCCGACGCTCGCGTCGCCTACGTCACGCCGTCGCATCAGTTTCCGCTCAGTGTCACCATGTCGCTCGGGCGACGCCTCGCACTGCTCGACTGGGCGGCACGCGCGAACGCATGGATTCTCGAGGACGACTTCGACAGCGAGTACCGCTACGCCGGGCGTCCCCTCGCCTCGCTACAGGGCCTCGACGGCTACGCGCGCGTCATCTACATCGGCACGTTCAGCAAGGTGATGTTCCCGTCGCTGCGCATCGGCTACATGGTCGTGCCACCGGACCTCGTCGATGCCTTCGTCGCCGCGCGCGCCATCGTCGACCGCCACCCGCCGCTCGTCGAGCAGGCGGCGCTCGCGCAGTTCATGGCGGAGGGGCACCTCGCGCGCCACATTCGCCGCATGCGCACGCTCTACGAGGAGCGTCAGCAGCAACTGCTCGAGGCGGGACGGCGCGAGTTGCGAGGCCTCATCGACCTGCAGCCTGCCGACACAGGGATGCACGTCGTCGGCTGGCTGCCCCAGGGAGCCGACGATGCGGCGGTCTCGCGCGCGGCATCCGCCGGCGGCGTCGACGCGCCGGCCCTCTCGCAATACTGCCTCGAAGCGAAGCTTCCGCCCGCCCTGACGCTCGGCTACTCCGGCTGCGACGAGCGCGCCATCCGCGATGGGGCCGCGACGCTCGCCCGCGTGCTCGCAGGCCGCCGGTGA
- a CDS encoding mechanosensitive ion channel family protein: protein MLSYAALLRIILAFDSDDPGDWLRDHGSVIVAAIVLAMIAVFFVRRLVPHVLRPAVTRQMSGRPTTEIDRRIETLAGVMIRTAEVVLFLLALFTVLPEFGLDIRPVLAGVGITGIALGLGAQSLVRDTLNGIFILSENQYARGDVVTIAGVTGTVEDVSLRRTLVRDVDGVIYTVPNSSVAVAANFTRDFAKVRVTIPVAPASDLAEVRRIADEVGQQLAAEAEYRDRILAPPQYLRVDSIDANGVAVQVNGTVRPGSQWEIAGVLRARLLEALQANGIKTPWG from the coding sequence TTGCTGAGCTACGCTGCATTGCTGCGCATCATCCTCGCCTTCGACTCCGACGACCCGGGCGACTGGCTGCGCGACCATGGCTCCGTCATCGTCGCGGCGATCGTCCTCGCCATGATCGCCGTTTTCTTCGTGCGGAGGCTGGTGCCGCACGTGCTTCGTCCCGCCGTGACGCGCCAGATGTCCGGCCGCCCGACGACCGAGATCGACCGCCGCATCGAGACGCTCGCCGGCGTTATGATCCGCACCGCCGAAGTCGTGCTCTTCTTGCTCGCACTGTTCACGGTCCTGCCCGAGTTCGGGCTCGATATCCGCCCGGTGCTCGCCGGCGTCGGCATCACGGGCATCGCGCTGGGGTTGGGCGCGCAGTCCCTCGTGCGGGACACGCTCAATGGCATCTTCATCCTCAGCGAGAACCAGTACGCGCGGGGAGACGTCGTCACGATCGCCGGCGTCACCGGCACCGTCGAGGACGTGAGTCTGCGTCGCACGCTCGTCCGCGACGTCGATGGCGTCATCTACACCGTGCCGAACAGTTCTGTGGCGGTCGCCGCCAACTTCACGCGCGACTTCGCGAAGGTGCGCGTCACGATCCCGGTCGCACCTGCGAGCGATCTCGCCGAAGTGCGCCGTATCGCCGACGAAGTCGGTCAGCAACTCGCGGCGGAAGCCGAGTACCGAGACCGCATTCTGGCGCCGCCGCAATACCTCCGCGTCGATAGCATCGATGCCAACGGGGTCGCCGTGCAGGTTAACGGGACGGTGCGCCCCGGCAGCCAGTGGGAGATCGCCGGCGTCTTGCGCGCACGACTCCTCGAAGCGCTGCAAGCCAACGGTATCAAGACGCCCTGGGGTTAG
- a CDS encoding acyl-CoA dehydrogenase family protein, translating into MPNALTPEIKEQRKQAKAFLDEHIIPNEPALQQHDANAAALMKDLQARVKSMGMWAMFIGPEAGGTGTGFLAYAYVNEILGRSPFAPRAFGCAAPDTGNAEILHQFGTPDQKERWMKPLIAGDIRSCFSMTEPEVSGADPTGLRTRALRDGDEWVINGHKWFTSGAIGASFAIVMTVSDPEAEQHRRMSQIIVPTDTPGFNIVRPVPVMGETDGAHCEIIYDNVRVPVTNTLGEAGDGFRIAQRRLGPGRIHHCMRWLGQMQRAFELMCTYALKREAFGGPLADKQTVQNWIADSAAEIQASRLLTLAAAEKIDQGDEARAEISIIKFFGARVLHDVIDRAIQVHGARGVSGDTPLESMYRNARAARIYDGPDEVHRMVVARRILRTFKDGGVWEFE; encoded by the coding sequence ATGCCCAACGCACTCACCCCCGAAATCAAAGAACAACGCAAGCAGGCGAAAGCCTTCCTCGACGAGCACATCATCCCCAACGAGCCCGCCCTCCAGCAGCACGACGCGAACGCCGCCGCCCTCATGAAAGACCTCCAGGCGCGCGTCAAATCGATGGGCATGTGGGCGATGTTCATCGGCCCGGAGGCCGGCGGCACCGGCACCGGCTTTCTGGCCTACGCCTACGTCAACGAGATCCTCGGCCGCAGCCCCTTCGCGCCGCGCGCCTTCGGATGCGCCGCCCCCGACACCGGCAACGCCGAGATCCTGCACCAGTTCGGCACCCCCGACCAGAAGGAGCGCTGGATGAAGCCGCTGATCGCCGGCGACATCCGCTCCTGCTTCTCGATGACAGAGCCCGAAGTGTCGGGCGCCGACCCCACGGGCCTGCGCACGCGCGCCCTGCGCGACGGCGACGAGTGGGTGATCAACGGCCACAAGTGGTTCACCAGCGGCGCCATCGGCGCGTCGTTCGCGATCGTCATGACCGTCAGCGATCCCGAAGCCGAGCAGCACCGCCGCATGAGCCAGATCATCGTCCCGACGGACACGCCCGGCTTCAACATCGTCCGGCCCGTGCCCGTCATGGGCGAGACCGACGGCGCCCACTGCGAGATCATCTATGACAACGTGCGCGTCCCCGTCACGAACACGCTCGGCGAGGCCGGCGATGGCTTCCGCATCGCGCAGCGGCGCCTCGGGCCGGGGCGCATCCATCACTGCATGCGCTGGCTGGGACAGATGCAGCGCGCGTTCGAACTGATGTGTACCTACGCGCTCAAGCGCGAGGCGTTCGGCGGCCCGCTCGCCGACAAGCAGACCGTGCAGAACTGGATCGCCGACTCCGCCGCCGAGATCCAGGCGTCGCGCCTGCTCACACTCGCCGCCGCCGAAAAGATCGACCAGGGCGACGAAGCGCGCGCCGAGATCTCGATCATCAAGTTCTTCGGCGCCAGGGTCCTGCACGACGTCATCGACCGCGCGATCCAGGTGCACGGCGCCCGCGGCGTCTCCGGCGACACGCCGCTCGAGAGCATGTACCGCAACGCGCGCGCCGCCCGCATCTACGACGGCCCGGACGAAGTGCATCGCATGGTCGTAGCCCGCCGCATCCTCCGCACCTTCAAAGACGGCGGCGTGTGGGAGTTTGAGTAG
- a CDS encoding GIY-YIG nuclease family protein — protein MKTFHVYIMTNAARGTLYVGVTNAIARRVDEHKSKRSPGFTRRYNLSMLVYAETADDALSAIAREKQIKGLSRSKKIALIEAENPGRADLAHDWFAGDAHGDVRPKQRIPAQPHERDSSLRSD, from the coding sequence ATGAAGACATTCCATGTGTACATCATGACGAACGCCGCGCGTGGCACGCTCTACGTCGGTGTCACGAACGCGATCGCCCGACGCGTCGACGAACACAAGTCGAAGCGCTCACCCGGGTTCACGCGCCGCTACAACCTCTCCATGCTCGTCTACGCGGAGACGGCCGATGACGCGCTGTCGGCGATCGCCAGGGAGAAGCAGATCAAAGGTCTGAGCCGATCGAAGAAGATCGCGCTGATCGAAGCGGAGAATCCTGGCCGGGCTGATCTCGCCCATGACTGGTTCGCTGGCGACGCTCATGGCGACGTCCGGCCAAAGCAGCGTATCCCGGCGCAGCCGCACGAGAGAGACTCTTCGCTTCGCTCTGATTGA
- a CDS encoding pyridoxamine 5'-phosphate oxidase family protein: MCDPRSLTEVRRKDRQVEDDAFIRSLLHRAPMGIMATVRGGQPFINSNMFVFDEAEHVIYMHSARTGRTASNVEAEDAVCFSVTEMGRLLPSERAFNMSVEYNGVVVFGRARLVEDPLEKRWMLDLLVRKYFPHLAPGDDYRLPNDDELKLTAVYRIVIDEWSGKQKKVEDDFPGAFRYGEHGAARGSSTTRDE, translated from the coding sequence ATGTGCGACCCACGATCGCTGACCGAGGTGCGACGGAAGGACCGCCAGGTCGAAGACGACGCGTTCATCCGCAGCCTGCTGCATCGCGCGCCGATGGGCATCATGGCGACCGTGCGCGGCGGCCAGCCCTTCATCAACAGCAACATGTTCGTCTTCGACGAGGCGGAGCACGTCATCTACATGCACAGCGCCCGCACGGGCCGCACGGCATCGAACGTGGAGGCTGAGGATGCGGTGTGCTTCAGCGTGACGGAGATGGGACGGTTGCTGCCCTCGGAGCGCGCGTTCAACATGAGCGTCGAGTACAACGGCGTCGTCGTCTTCGGGCGGGCGCGTCTTGTCGAGGACCCGCTGGAGAAGCGATGGATGCTCGACCTGCTGGTGCGGAAATACTTCCCGCACCTGGCGCCGGGCGACGATTATCGCCTGCCGAACGACGACGAACTGAAGTTGACGGCGGTGTATCGCATCGTGATCGACGAATGGAGTGGCAAGCAGAAGAAAGTCGAGGACGACTTTCCCGGCGCGTTTCGTTACGGCGAGCACGGCGCCGCACGTGGCTCCTCGACGACGCGCGATGAATGA
- a CDS encoding MOSC domain-containing protein, translating to MEEQMQGEVVSVNSSPTGGIGKDPMPEIRLIAGHGVEGDFHAGATVRHRSRAAKTPELPNRRQVHLIHSELFDEMAALGIDVQPGRMGENITTRGLSILELTVGARLHIGESVVVEITGLRTPCTQLNSIDERLLQQVARKLEDGSIMRKAGIMGVVVEGGVVRAGDAIRVETREGVGVRLEPV from the coding sequence GTGGAGGAGCAGATGCAGGGCGAAGTCGTTTCGGTGAACAGCAGTCCTACGGGCGGCATCGGCAAGGATCCGATGCCGGAGATCAGGCTGATCGCGGGTCATGGCGTCGAGGGGGACTTTCACGCGGGCGCGACGGTGCGGCATCGCTCGCGCGCGGCGAAGACGCCGGAGCTGCCGAACCGGCGGCAGGTACACCTGATCCATAGCGAGTTGTTCGACGAGATGGCGGCGCTCGGCATTGACGTGCAACCGGGGCGGATGGGCGAAAACATCACGACGCGCGGCCTGTCGATCCTGGAGCTGACCGTCGGCGCGCGGCTGCACATAGGCGAGAGCGTGGTGGTCGAGATCACCGGTCTGCGCACCCCGTGCACGCAGCTCAACAGCATCGACGAGCGGCTGCTGCAACAGGTGGCACGCAAGCTCGAAGACGGGAGCATCATGCGGAAGGCCGGCATCATGGGGGTGGTGGTGGAGGGTGGCGTCGTGCGCGCCGGGGATGCTATTCGGGTTGAGACGCGTGAGGGTGTGGGGGTGCGGCTGGAGCCGGTGTGA
- a CDS encoding 50S ribosomal protein L25, with translation MANNSLSAAPRTVLGKKVKALRRSGVTPANIYGHKVDSTAVQADTAELTHLLRAAGRNAIIDLTVEGEAAPRTVVVRNIGRNPVTSQILHIDFFQVSMTETMKAEVRVVLTGSSSAVSDMQGVLLQMIESVSVEGLPGDIPAEFLADVSVLTQLESSIHVRDLHIDETKVTVTTDPDVVVARVAAPRLAAAEEEEAAAAAEGAEAPAEGAEGAAPAEGAKPEEGGE, from the coding sequence ATGGCGAACAACTCACTCAGCGCCGCTCCTCGCACCGTGCTCGGTAAGAAGGTGAAGGCGCTCCGGCGCTCAGGCGTCACCCCCGCCAACATCTACGGCCACAAGGTCGACTCCACTGCCGTCCAGGCCGACACGGCGGAGCTGACGCACCTCCTGCGCGCCGCCGGCCGCAACGCGATCATCGACCTCACGGTAGAAGGCGAGGCGGCGCCGCGGACCGTTGTCGTCCGCAACATTGGCCGCAATCCCGTCACGAGCCAGATCCTGCACATCGACTTTTTCCAGGTCTCCATGACCGAGACCATGAAGGCCGAGGTGCGCGTCGTGCTCACCGGCTCATCCTCCGCCGTCTCCGACATGCAGGGCGTGCTGCTGCAAATGATCGAGTCGGTATCGGTCGAGGGGCTCCCGGGTGACATCCCCGCCGAGTTCCTGGCCGATGTCTCCGTCCTGACACAGCTCGAATCATCGATCCACGTGCGTGACCTGCACATCGACGAGACGAAGGTCACCGTCACCACCGACCCCGATGTCGTCGTCGCTCGCGTCGCAGCGCCACGGCTAGCGGCCGCTGAGGAGGAAGAGGCGGCGGCCGCTGCAGAGGGCGCCGAGGCGCCGGCCGAAGGCGCCGAGGGCGCTGCCCCCGCCGAAGGTGCCAAGCCCGAAGAGGGCGGCGAGTAG
- a CDS encoding RidA family protein: protein MAADVTTESAEARLRALGLELPKMPPPAGTYLHAIVSRGVLMTAGHIPLRADGTAIFGRLGADLDADAGCEAARVAGLGVLATIRDALGTLDRVSRFVRVYGVVNATPEFLLHTKVINGASDLFVEVFGEAGQHARLAVGVASLPFNIALEVEATIEVRE from the coding sequence GTGGCTGCTGACGTGACGACGGAATCTGCGGAAGCGCGGCTGAGGGCACTGGGGCTCGAATTGCCGAAGATGCCGCCGCCGGCCGGCACGTACCTGCACGCGATCGTGAGCCGCGGCGTCCTCATGACGGCCGGCCACATTCCGTTGCGCGCCGACGGCACCGCGATCTTCGGGCGGTTGGGCGCGGACCTCGATGCGGACGCGGGGTGCGAGGCGGCGCGCGTCGCGGGGCTCGGCGTGCTGGCGACGATCCGCGATGCGCTAGGGACGCTCGACCGCGTGTCGCGCTTCGTGCGGGTGTACGGCGTCGTCAACGCGACGCCGGAGTTTCTGCTGCACACGAAGGTGATCAACGGCGCGTCCGACCTCTTCGTCGAGGTGTTCGGCGAAGCGGGGCAGCACGCGCGTCTTGCCGTCGGCGTTGCTTCGCTGCCGTTCAACATCGCGCTGGAGGTGGAGGCGACGATCGAAGTGCGGGAGTAG